The stretch of DNA CTCACCGGCAGTAATGGGTAGGTCTTCTCCTCAAACAGTTGGTTGGCACTTTTCAGCAAGTAGGTGTTTCTAGGCTTGTTGATGGCAGACAGGAGCTCTTTGAAGCCTGCGTGGATATCTTCAGCTTCCTCATGCTCAGGACCCTTGGAAAGAGACATCAATTagtatggaaatattttttctctctggagcATTGCACCTTCTGTGGTCATTTGAAAAGCCAggtcattttaatttaaaaggaatGCCAAGGGCTGGAGCTCTTTTTTGAGTATCTAGCATATTTGCAGCACTACTTACAACTGGACAAATTGTTTCTGTCTGTGGGGTGAAGGTTTgattctgcagagctgcctaGACCTTTGGGGTCATCTGCTGATGGTGCAGCCAGGAGGTTGGATAATCTGTTTTCAGTCATAGGCCTAATTTTGAGTATCACAAGGACCATTAAGGCAGCCTTGCAGCTTTTGAGCTTTTTGAGCTTTTGACAATGGGAATCTATGCAACTGGCGCACAGTGACTTAACCTTAGGTTGGTGAGGCAGCATTCCTTGCTCTGGTCTTTCACTCATGCTGAGACATGGGCTTCTAAGAAGGACACGTGGAAAAGAACTTGGTGGTCAGAGGATAGAAGAGGTTTTGAGTTTTGCAAAGGAATGGGGACAGGCTGAAGAGGTAATGGAGAGAGATGTCTGGAGGACCACATCAGGCAGACCTTGCTACAACTTAGAAAGTCAGTGAATTACTAAAATGAATGTGGACATAATGATTTATCCTGAGGATTCATCCTGAGCCATCTAAAAGGAGAATGACATTTAATTCTCTGAGTGTTTTGTTGTAATACATACCATTTCTCTGTTCCTTGGTCTCCCCAGAGAAGGCCTTGTCTCAGAagaaccttcttctcttccagtctGGTTAAAATGAAGCACCTGTGACAATGACAAATTTTCATAAAGACAGCTTGTTTTAAGAAGATAAATGTGCTCAAGTATATGTAATTGTATTAGTTTTCTACTTAGGAAAATTCACCGGTCATGCACAATATTAGTTAGTCTACTGAAGTTAATGAGGACAAGACCTTACTCTTGGTTATACTCTATAATTATATCATAATTATATCTATTTTAGTCATATTTACTACTTAATAACAGAGCAATATCATGGCTCAGACATGAATTTATTTGGAACAATGGTCAATTCATGCTTAGTTATgtggaatttattttcagatcgTGACTAAGCAGAACAAACAACATAGTGCCGTTCAGAGTCTTACTACTGGGATGCCAATATAAAACTCTAAAGTTAACGTatgtacataaataaaataatgaatgtgCAGAATGAGAACACAGATACACCACTTTCAGGAACACCTGGGGTCTAGAAGCAGTGATAGTATCTCTGGCTTTCCTTTCTCTAGAGTGTCTACTAAGACTCTAGAGTGTCTTAGTTGCATATTAATTTTGTTAATAAAGATGTCTCTTTATTACTACTTGAGCACAACGTCAGGTGAATTATTCTCTTCAAGGGCAATTTAAATAGAAGGTAGATTTCCCAACAAGACTGCAGTAGTCTCTAATGTCAATAACTTCCCTCTGGCAACTGTTAAGTGTAAGCTAAATGTAGGGGTAGTAGTAGAGTAGGGAGCTCTTGGAAATAAACTGGAAGAACAGTGACCTGCAGGACTGCAGGCAGCGTGAATGAGATTATTTCTTGTACCCAACACGATGACAAATCGCTGTTTTCCCCATGTTGCTCCTTTCTGTTTCACATAGGCAGGTGAGTAATGCAATTCATGTGGGAACCAGCTTTAATACTGCTAATTTCACAGCTTACCTTAGCCATCTGTGCTGCAGTGTCACCTTTTGCACCCAGATAGACCATGGCGAGAGCAGTTGCAATACTCCAAGgagcaaagaaaatattctggcCTTTGGAAGTTTCATTCAGCTTTTTGTAAAGGTCCAGAGCAAAGCTGTTGGTTGATGCTGAGAAAGACTCCATCGATACAGCCTAAGGTAAATGATTGGCAGACAGAGGTGATGACTGCTTCtttatgcttaaaaataataataataataataaaataaaaaataaacacaaataataataataataagttaATGGTCAAAATACTGCATAGATACCAAATACAGTCAGATAGCAGGTCTCTTTTTAAGACCTGCATTATTTCTCCCTTTCCCATCACTCCTAAATATTTATAGTCTTGTTTCAACCCTTTTACTTAGCCATCATCAGATAAGCACTATTTTAGCTAGGAATGTTTTGACaaccaaaaatattaaaaaataaaaataaagcatttgctTAAGTTTCATATAATTATTCTTTGGTTCTGAGGTTGTGAAACAGAAGCATTTCCTACTGTTCTTCTTTGAGCTCTTCTCCTTATTTCTTTAAACTTCCTTAACTATTACTTTCCACTGAAAGAAGCGTAGTGAACTCATGCAATTCCTTACTTGTATCTAAAAGGCTTCTAGAGATCTGTACGTTGTTAAATTTTCTTTGTGGAGATAGATCTACATTTGGTACCTGTAGCTGGATTTGTTAATTACTGTTTTTCAAGTAAACTCCTGTATCTTACAATCCCAGAAATTCTGAAATCTCCATTGCCTTCAACAGGATGAGGACTGCTCATACCAAAGACAGTGCATGGTTGCATCAGGTGCAAGACTAAGCATAAGATCAACAAAAAACAACGAGACGTTTTAATCCATCTTCACCCACAATTTTCATGCTTAAATCAAAACCAGCAGTCCTTAAAGACAGTTGCCATGCAGTGTTAGAGATACCTAGAGCCTCCAGGATCCTCGAATTTGGATTTCAAAGCTTCCCAAGGCTCCAAAACAACTTCCAAGCCTTCTCAGGAGTGCTTCAGAGGTGGACACCCTGCAGCCTTGCTCATACCTTGTCCTAAAAATGCTGAGGTATCTCTTACTGCTGTGCCTGGAGGAGCCGATCAGCTAGATACTCTCAGAGCATATCTAGGGAACAGGGCTGGGATGGATGTTTTTGCCTGAAGAATTTCAAACCAATCTCTCTGTTATTTCCAGTGTGTGCCTGAACTGAATCTGCACGCAGCAATCAGACATTTCTCAGGCTTGACAGAGAGAAAAAGTGCAGGTTTGTGTGAAGTTCATCAATCTACTAGACAATTTGGTcatctgggaaagaaaaaatctggaTGCCTGATCCAGTAGTTTTTTTATATGAATGAAGCAGAGGCTTGAGCCAATACACCCAATACTGTGTTACAAAGTCATGCTGTCATGTGTCTCTAGGAGAGCATTTTGTCCTTCAGTCTATACTCACTCCCCTGATCTTAAACCAACTCATAGCCTGGTGATTAAGGTAGGCACCCTGCCTACTGTGAGGAAACTTTCTGCCCTCTCAGGCTGCACAGGTTTTGCACAGTCTGGGTTTGCATCCTGATCACTGTGCCCTTTGCATGGTGTTTTCCAAAGCGCTGCAGTTTGTACTAAAAAACgagcagccccttcccctgcatGACATTTATGCCATCATTTAACTGCTTAGTTCCAAAGAATTCATACAAATTTTTAAGACTTCCAAAATAAAGCTGGTTATATAGATATGAATGTTTACACTACCTGAATCCTGCGAGAGAGGGAAGAGTTAAGATGTCTTCAGTCAGGATCTGTTGGTGGTATGTGAGGCAACGAATACTTTTGGAAATGTAGAAATGGTTGCACCTCCCTTTTCTTCCCTACATCCTCCTCTTGTATTAACATGCCCGTTCCCTCATTTATTCCCATTTCTTCTCTCCATCACCAGCTTGCAGAATTTACAGAGAGGGACAGAAGGAGGGTGAGGTTCAAAATCACTGTTATTTGGTATGCGTCCCGAAACGTGAAGGCCAGTATGCCTTTCTCCCAGTGCTGTCTGGCCTGCAAAACTATGGTAATTGCAGAAGAGAATAGAGCCACACTGCATTGATAAGGGACAcgctgaaataattttatagcttccttttcttcttactCTGTGAAACTGtgaaattaatataaactaaTCTAAAAGATTTGACTGAAAAGGAGTGCTGAAGTAGGTTGTTATTGCTGTTGTCAGATGGCAAAGTGTGACTGTTGTCAAATTTCAGAGGAGAAAGGTTTGAATACTTGTAGCTGTCAGATCACATAAAACCCTTATTTTGTGATGTTTTACGTTTGTCCTCTTATGTCTCAGAAATCAGATCCTCAAGGAAGCTCAGAAGGTGCTACCACAATCACCTAAAATAAACGATGAGGTGTAAGTGAACACTGGGCTCACTTGAAATATTGGATGGTGCTAGGAGGTGAAGGTGTTTTAGATAACTAAAGGCCCTGCACCATACCAAGCTCCTTATTCCTCTGTTACAAATGAGGGGCGTTTGGATCATCCACAAAAAACTGCTTGGAATCTCTGCTTGTAATGACTTGTTTTACTGAGGCTGTTTGTTGTGTTGGAGTAGAGagtgaaaacagcaaaatgtgTAAAGTCAGAGATCACTAGAGACGTAATACAAGGCAGTTATCtgtatacaaatattttactttaaccAACGTAATTAGCAATTCCAGTTTTCCTCTGCTCTTATCTGTGTGTTTTAGATTAACTGCATTGATCCATTTCCTTCGCGATTGTTATTTATCTGTTGTGCTACATGTATGGTTACTTAGGAGTGCTCCCTGCCCACAAGTATGACAAATGCAGAACAAACAGATTACCAGCATGCGGTCAACCTATATGGAAAAATCATCAGTATAAAGAGTTCAAACGCATATTTAGAactagaaatacatttttgtgtttttatccACTTTGAATCTGACTGATATGTATGCCATACAAGGTTTCAGGAGCAATACATGTGCctctctttttttatatattatttctaaGTGTCTGCATTTTTCATAGGAATAtccatcttgttttctttcttcagaaatataGCAGACACTTTTATGTTTAGTTATGTGCTTAAGAAATGTTCTTGCTACATATCTGAAACTGCTGTTAGCTATTTTTTAGCTAAATGTataggagaaggaaaaaaaaacaactgttagTGATGATAATTACTGTCCTACACACTACAAAGATTGGCCAAAAATACAGGAAGATTAAGAAAGGTTGCCCAAATTGTGTAGACACTCTTTGTGGTATCCATTGCAAGATCCTGTTAAGTAAGAGAGAGCAGAGTTTCCAAGGGGAGCAAACACGTGAAAGAGAAGGTGCTCTTGGTTTTGCCATGCCACGTAGAGGAAATAGTGACTTGCTGCAAACAATGCTGGAAACAGTGTTTTGCAGCATCAAACTCCTGACCTGTTGTCTGCAAATGCATCGGCCTCTGACAAATGGTCATAAGAAGTCTTCTGATAAAACTAGTCATTTTCCTCAGGCAATCCAATGAAGTGATTTTGGACTTTTTGAAGCCATCTTTCATCCCCAGCTTGCTCAATGTGGATGTGAGGTTGCATCTTTCTACCTGTAATTGGTTTACTCAGTAATTTGAGTGGACTCTTagggcattttgttttttgacaaTCAGTTCTCTTGTGGTTGCATCTGTTTAAAAGCAGCACAATTTAAAATCAGTCCTAGACTAAGTCTggttatgttttgttgttgttgttgttgttgttgttgttttaatgctGTGGAAAATCCCATTCAACTGGttgagatactcaaaacccaacTGGACACAGTCCTGACCCCACCtgagcaggggagttggaccagatgacctcagGTGGTCACTTCTAGCCTGAACAATTCTGTAAAAGGTTAGCCTCAACTGAGGGCCAGACCCTGGTTACCATGAAAGCAGTACAGAGAGTCACAAACAAAACTCTTCCaactccccttttcccctttactTGTGGTATGAGTGAGGGGATGCACAACATTCAGCATGGAAAGACCTTTCGTTGTGTTTGGCACGGGACTCTTCCCATCTTTCTTTGGGCAACTTCTGCTATTACACAGCATGACTCTGCAAACAGGGTTAGTCTAAGACAAGTTTAGTCTTTCCCAGTAATATTGTTGAATACACACAGCATAGACCTTGAACTAATATGCCATAAGGCCAAGAATTAATATGCTTACCACTCTGAGGAGCCTTTGCTGGCCAGGCATTACTCAATGGAGAGAGGGCTGGTCTTTGTTGCTCCCCAGAAGACGCTGAGCCTTGATGGTGCAGGTTGTTGCCTTCCAATTACtgaatttttttaattgaggtTTCAAAACCTCTTTGTGTTagtgtttctccttttaaatCCTTGCTATGCTAACTATTCAATCCTGACAATAGCTCCTCTATTTGTTGTTTTACTTGACTTAGTGTGTGTGGCCATTACTTACAAGCTTTTTGACACCTTAATGATACGTTTCTTAATAAAGCTGAGTCAATAGTATGCAGTTGGGCTGCACCACTGCAGGTCTGTGATGACAGACAGCTGAACCCTGTTCTGGGGGTTACAGGTAAGGGAGGGCACTGATTTTAGAAGCAGCACTTTGTACAGGGAAGATGATGCAGGTGTACTTTGTTGGGTGGAGGCATATTTCCAAACAGACTGCCTTTTGTCGAGGTGGAGGGTGAGCTGTAATTATAGGTGGAATTTTGCTGAGAGTGTATGTTTTTACAGTACTTTCCTCCTCAAACCTGGTTGCCTGATATAATGTTCTCTGATGTGTAGTTGCTTTGTACTATAATGGCTACAAAGCTTTGTGCAGTTCCTTATAGGCAtaggaaagcacagaaagagatATTTGGAAGCTGCTTTTCCGGGCTATAGGCTCAGGTTGGACTTCTTATTTCTAGTGTATTGTGACAGGCAGATGAGCCTTCTCGGTAGGTTCAAATGGAGGCAGGTAGTGCAATAAGCTGTGgtcaaaaagggaaaaggaatgcttaccatgaaagaaaattcagatgCTTTGAGTCTCTGAGCAAAAAATTGCTCACCAGAGTTTGATTTGATTTGTTGTGTCTAGTAAATGTGTAGAATAACATGTTGAGTAAGGgcattttcagtgctgtttgaTGCCTAGAAGAATTAAGACACTGGTGTATTAAGACACTGACCCAGCTCTTTGTCTTTTGGGGTGATGTGGTGGTTGGTTTGGAATGGCATGGGTAGAAATGTGTGTCAGCCATGCATTGTAAAGGATGCTCTAAGAGAACCGGGTAAGTCAGTACCCTGAGTAACACAAACACAATTCCGAGTTCATTTATTGATTAAATGCAGATCATGGCAAAATTATGAAGTAAAGCATCAATCAAATTCTCACTGGTGTTTCTCTCAGAACCAGAATGATCTTGGCTGAAACGCACTCTTAACTTACAAATTGTACGTTTATCAATGCATGATATCTGATATCAGGAAACTGTGCAGGTATTACCAAGAAAACAGGtataattacattaaattaaaaagaggaAGCAGATTTGGATTCTGGAGTTTTTTGATTGCATATCAATAAGAGGCAGCAAGCAATAAGACATGTTGCTTGTAGTTTTCTTAGCCTTTATGCTGGTTGGAACTCTTAGCAACCTTATCCTTGAAAGTTTAGAGAAATTAGGACATACTGCAAAATGAACAGAAGTTGGCAATTAAATGTTAAAGGCTGGACTGTTTTCCCTCACTGCCTCATTTTTTCATGAAGCTGCAAGGGCGATATAGAGAATGCGATGTACCTGTGTATATGTGGTGAGATGGGGAGATAAGGGACATTTTGAGATGAATTTGggaaatattaagtatttcaCTAACTTCCAACAATCTTTAAAATAGTGAAGATAAGGAAActatattttaatgcaaatgcATGTTTCCCAGTAAGGAAAAGAGAGTATAGTATATAGAtttctacatatttttttattttttctcttccttaggggattttttcctctttaagaGGTCTAAAAGTATAGGCTGCATTTCCCTTGAAGTCAGCACCAGGCACGGGGCTAGATGATGGGCTGCATGCAAAAAGCCTTTATGACTCCTCCTTACTCTTGAACAACAAAGCCAGAAAAGCAGGTTTGATGCAAGGGAGCAAAATTCAGcattctgctttctgtgaaaaGCTGTCTCATTAGCACAATGGAAAGCAGCTGCGGAATGACAGTCTTTGAGGCACAGGGTGGTCTCTGGGTGCTGCCTTAGTTGGGGGTgtgtggaaaggaaaaggacatAAACTTTCAGTACCTATGGCTATATGGCTTAAGGCTGAGCTTTGAATGCTGCAGTTCACATTTTTCTATTGATAAGTGAACTTTAGATGCTGTCTGGGAGCAAGGAGTAACTCATTCTAAGGGGAGCAGAATCTGCCAAAAAAGAGGATGCTCTTGGATTTGTTGTGTCTGATGAAAAAGTGGAAAGGGTGATCAGCCCTGAATGTCAGAACATTGGTAATAAGTGCAGTTGTGGCTATGGTAACAGCAGTAGCGGCAGCTGCCTCAGTGCCTTCCTCATCAACTGCAACAAAAGACTGGTGAATAACTTTGGTGATAGCCAAATCCTTCTTAGCACCCATTCCACTGAAATCAGCGTTGGTGGTGAAGGCAAGGCGCATTCCCATGATGCTCAGATAATCACTGAGGTCGAATTTCTCCTCCAGCTTGAACTTAGGCAGCTGCAGATCCACAAGAGTATTTGTCATCTTCTTTGAATCAGCCCACTCAGACAGCTTCTCATATGTCAGTTCTCTTTCTAGCTGTTGttcaagaaagagaagaaatttgATAATTGCAAGGGAAACGCAGTtggttataaaaatatttttttcaccaaTTGACTGAGTTTTTAAGTGGCAAACTTAGCCTTTAGATGAAAGCATGAAATATAAATTGGTTTCACTGATGATCAGAGACAGAGTGTAAAGCAAACAAGGGACACAGCGTTGCAAGTTTTTGAGCACCACCTCTGCCAAATTCATTGCAGAAAAAATACAGGGCACCCAACGCCTGCAGCTGCCATCCCCTGAAGTACTTCTgtcttctcttttatttcagtCATCACGTGAAAGAAGTTGCTGGGAGATTCCCAGCTGTGTGCCAAATGGCTTGGTCCAGTTACGTACAGATGTCAAGAGCAGGATGAGATaagtattaaaagaaattaattcagcCAAACTGCATGTCCTCAGAGGGGGAGATATGGTCACTAGTCTgtcctttttgttttaacatcTGGGTGGTGATACAAAATggatatagctttttttttttttacctgttccAGACCTGTAGTACCATCTTTGATGTCATCGGGAAGTAGGATGAACATACTGAGTTCACGTTTCACGTACGGTAGCTCAATCATTTTGAAGTTCATTGTTTCCATGATAAGAACTGGAAATACATGTCTCATATACATCATCTTCACAGGCTTAGACTTGTTCTGTAAAGTATTTATGTATGGGTTACAAATTATGCCTtgaaaagaagaatgaagatGACTTATAACAGCAATTTGTCATAATTTTTCCACAGCTCTTCTTGACTGGGAAATATTGTAGATCTTGGCACTTGCCCCAGAGCATTTTTCTGGGGAATGAGTTGACTGATTTTCTCTTTGCCCCAGAACATACACAGCAGCCcacagaaggaggaagagagaaatgtCTGCAAAGATTAGGGGGACAGAGCAGGCATGGCATACAGCCACCCAACACTACAGCAGAGAAACAGCTTATGGTTTAAGAGAGCAAATGTTGTGCAGTTTTTCTTCACATCACAACCCTTAGAAGACAACACTCATTTCTGTGCCAAGGGGCTCACGATGAGGGGAATTTTAACCCTGTTTTGCAAAAAGGCCTTACGTGACTCTAGTTAGTTTTTGGAAACTGCATAATCTATCTGGACCTAGTTATCCTTTGCCTGAGCAGTGTCTTGACGCTGCATAAATGTTGGTGAGCTGACCACTGCCATGTTTTGCTGTAACCAGCTTTTCAGAGAGTCTGTTTAGTGCAGGGATACGTAAGGACTGATGAATGGAGatagtgcagcaggaggtgctgtcACCAGGCTGTTCGCTGCAAGGAAGGCAAAGAGGAGCTCACCTTGCTCAGTCGGAAGGGTTGTGTGTTTGTAATTCCTCCGTTAAATTTCTCTTCCCATTCTGCCTTGAAGTAGATGGCATTTACCAGGATCAGCTTGGTGGAGCTTTGCACATCTTGTGAATTCAGCAAATTCTTGATTTTACCTTTTGAAATCAGAAAAGTCAGGTTTTATTCCAGTGTAGCATGGTGAGGGCgttttgtttgtctttcctTCAGTTCAGCTCTGTAGTGAAAAAGTCCATGCCTCAGTTCCCTACCCCCCTAATTCGCTTCCCTGGCACAAATCAATGAGTCTGTTTGCTGTTTCCAAAGCTGCCACAGCTTCATGgcaagcagcagggagcagaaagctgtgtgctgcctctgccagcAGGTTAGGCCAGGCACGAGGAGGCTCACACCTCTGGGCAGTGCAGGAAAGTTCCTCCAGGCAGGCACCCATCCCCACCTGCCTTGGAGGAAGTTCCCCAAAGACCTCACTGAGGTCTGCATCAGGTATTTCGGGCTGTCCCAGTTCTGCTTTTGCTCTGCCCTCCCACTGCATCTCTGCTTGCTGCCCATTCAAGGGCACCTGCCCAAAGGGAGCGTCAGGCTGACTTATTAGCAGAGGGAAGATGTTGGGGTCAAGCTCAACTTACCCTCAGTTTCCTTTTCCACCCAGGTGTTGATTTCTTTCCTGGATTGTTCAGGTGCTGTTTTAAAGTTAACCTTTTGTGGCTCTGCCTTGTAGTATTTCTTGCTGAGCTGTATGTATGTCTGGAAAATGGCAATAAAAGAAGTTCTATGATGTACTGTATTTTTTCAGCCCCCAAAAGGAAGTTGTTAGCTCTTGGATTTCATGTTAACTTCTTGTGTATAGAGGGCTGTGGGGTCTAGCTCTTTGCCCTCTATTGGGCTGTGAGTTAACAGTTAAGAATTAAGGACAGAAAATTCCCTGCACTTCTTCCCAGTTTAATTTGGAGAAGGGAGAAAGACTGTGCATGTCCCATGGATGTGCTTATTTTAATGTCCCATTTACAATTGCATGTGTTGCAAATCCTAATAATAAATTTCCTAATAATAAAGCCATACTGCATGAAAAGGAATCCTGCATTACTGTCAAAGGATCCTTATATACTGGGAGAAGGCCAACTGGTATTTTCCAGTGAAGCTTATCACTGGAACTCAGGGCTCTTTATGTGAAGTACTGGGGGACAGCTTCAAACCCGTTCCATTAATGACAAGTAAATACagtgaaaaactttttttttttttttcagcttttcttaacCCTTTCTGAGGTAAAACTGTTCAACTTACAGGCAGCAATGGGTAGGTTTTTTCCACATAGATACGGTTGGCACTTCTCAGTGAGTAGGTGTTTCTGGGTTTGTTCATGGCAGTCAGGAGCTCCTTGAAGCCAGAGTGGATATTTTCAGCTTGCTCATGCTCAGGGTCCTTGGAAAGAGAAACCATACATTtaacaattacatttttaatgaaattttcaaAACTTGCAAAGTGATGCATGTGGGGAGAGATTTGTGTTCCTCTctcttgtattttctctctccaaaTTTACCACCACTGCAGTTTGCAGGGCTCTGTTAATGACTGGTTTACCATACAGTAAACCTTCCAAAATATCCCAGCGACTTGTGCTTCTTTTGAGTCTGAGTGAAGAGAGCTGAACTTGAACGTGTTGTGAAGCATGTTGGGTTTTGTACTTTAAATATAACGAGAGATACAGGTGAGAAATACTGGACTGTTAAAGCTATATCTGGACATTTTGATTCTGGAGATTCTTTATCTTATCTATTTTCTCTAATAGataccatttttcttctttttggtcTCCCCCGAGAAGGTCTGGCCACAGAAGACGACCCAGCAGCTCCCGCAGCTTTAGTGAAATGAAGAACCTGCAGACAGAGTTTCCAAAGGTAAGAAACAGGCATGAAGGGACTTGCATGACCTAAAGCCTAATGGAGATAaaatggttgttttgttttactcctTATGATAATTCATTCTGCTTGGGTGACTAATCAAAGGGATGCTGAAGTTGTAGCATGTGTAAATCCCACAGAGTAACAAAGGACAGCACTGCTCCCCTCCCAGAACATCAGCGTTCATGCAGGCTTGCCACAAAGCTGAACTCCCTTGCACAGCAGTTGCACTCAGCAGTAGCAATGCATTTGTGTAAAGCCCAATGGTTTTCCCCAAAGAGGAACACCAGGCATTTCCCCAAGTCTTAACAGGAGTGCTGGGCAATGCTGGGCACCACAGCTTCACAGAGCAACCTACCTCTCCTATCTCTCTCGCTGTATTGCCTTTTGCACCCAGGTATGTCAGGGCCAGAGCAGATGATATACTccagggggaaaagaaaatgtttttgtcgTTGTTGGTCTCATTCAGCTTCTTGAAAAGATCAACTGTAAACTTGCCAACTGCTTCTGAGACCTGTTCCATTGCTACAATCTG from Anas platyrhynchos isolate ZD024472 breed Pekin duck chromosome 2, IASCAAS_PekinDuck_T2T, whole genome shotgun sequence encodes:
- the LOC101798932 gene encoding heterochromatin-associated protein MENT, whose amino-acid sequence is MEQVSEAVGKFTVDLFKKLNETNNDKNIFFSPWSISSALALTYLGAKGNTAREIGEVLHFTKAAGAAGSSSVARPSRGRPKRRKMDPEHEQAENIHSGFKELLTAMNKPRNTYSLRSANRIYVEKTYPLLPTYIQLSKKYYKAEPQKVNFKTAPEQSRKEINTWVEKETEGKIKNLLNSQDVQSSTKLILVNAIYFKAEWEEKFNGGITNTQPFRLSKNKSKPVKMMYMRHVFPVLIMETMNFKMIELPYVKRELSMFILLPDDIKDGTTGLEQLERELTYEKLSEWADSKKMTNTLVDLQLPKFKLEEKFDLSDYLSIMGMRLAFTTNADFSGMGAKKDLAITKVIHQSFVAVDEEGTEAAAATAVTIATTALITNVLTFRADHPFHFFIRHNKSKSILFFGRFCSP